The following coding sequences are from one Pusillimonas sp. DMV24BSW_D window:
- a CDS encoding site-specific integrase, with protein MPSCSCPAPCRSEITDMRAALHHLLDLLPESDDVATTGHIAAEVEHFAHHLRHTCGLAPLTCTYRVRHVEAFLVSCFGNDTLEIGRLSAGDIDTFLNGLATRWKPSSCKVVCSSLRSYLRFRTLLGDDTRILSATLPVIANWPRRHPPKVLTDSQIERFLQAFDLTDPVGLRDYAIARCLLDLGLRGAEVTHLTLEAVDWRNGTMKLHHTKSQRVQHLPMPALTGEALVRYLREGRPQTDSRTLFIRHRAPFGIPLSVAAIRNAMNRAFARCGLAGQFCNTHVLRRSMATRLQKTGVSIKEIADLLRHRDVNTARVYARVDLERLRSVALPWPGSTS; from the coding sequence TTGCCGTCTTGCTCCTGTCCTGCGCCGTGCAGATCAGAGATAACGGATATGCGGGCGGCTCTTCACCATTTGCTGGACCTGCTGCCCGAGTCAGACGATGTGGCGACGACGGGCCACATTGCCGCCGAGGTTGAGCACTTCGCCCATCATTTGCGCCACACGTGCGGCTTGGCGCCGCTGACCTGCACTTATCGGGTTCGCCATGTGGAGGCCTTCCTGGTTAGTTGCTTCGGGAATGACACCCTCGAGATTGGACGGCTGTCCGCTGGAGATATCGATACTTTTCTTAATGGCTTGGCTACTCGCTGGAAGCCCTCGTCATGTAAGGTGGTCTGCTCAAGCTTGCGCAGCTATTTGCGTTTCCGCACTCTGCTGGGCGACGACACGCGGATACTATCGGCGACGTTGCCCGTCATCGCCAACTGGCCCCGTCGGCATCCTCCTAAAGTGCTCACGGATAGTCAGATTGAGCGTTTTCTGCAAGCTTTCGACCTGACCGATCCGGTCGGGCTGCGTGACTACGCCATTGCCCGATGCCTGCTTGATCTGGGCCTGCGGGGCGCCGAGGTCACCCACTTGACGCTGGAGGCCGTGGATTGGCGAAACGGTACTATGAAGCTCCACCACACCAAGAGTCAGCGAGTCCAGCATCTGCCTATGCCGGCGTTGACCGGTGAAGCGCTCGTCCGCTACCTGCGCGAAGGACGCCCACAGACCGATAGCCGTACCCTGTTCATACGGCATCGGGCACCATTCGGTATTCCCCTAAGCGTGGCGGCTATCCGCAACGCGATGAATCGTGCTTTTGCCCGTTGCGGCTTAGCAGGCCAGTTCTGCAATACCCATGTGCTTCGGCGCTCAATGGCCACTCGACTGCAGAAGACCGGCGTATCAATCAAGGAGATCGCCGATCTGCTACGTCATCGGGATGTGAACACCGCCCGAGTGTATGCCCGTGTTGACCTGGAACGCCTGCGTTCTGTCGCCTTGCCTTGGCCGGGGAGCACATCATGA
- a CDS encoding transposase — MDESLNSKPQRRTYSPQFKAELVAQCLEGHTSLTALAVDHGMNPNVLHRWVTEHARYGKHSLQSVQPTPNDQTIDITPANWVALKPAHAVQAPKANNAKAAATPSRSATSDTMVELELSARGLTMKVRWPTRDYQAFARWTREVLA; from the coding sequence ATGGACGAGTCTCTTAACTCCAAGCCCCAGCGCCGCACCTACAGCCCGCAATTTAAAGCTGAGCTGGTGGCCCAGTGCCTTGAGGGGCATACATCTTTAACCGCGTTGGCGGTAGACCATGGCATGAACCCAAACGTGCTGCACCGTTGGGTCACCGAGCACGCGCGTTACGGCAAGCATAGTCTGCAAAGCGTCCAGCCAACGCCTAATGATCAAACAATTGATATCACCCCGGCCAACTGGGTCGCGTTAAAGCCTGCGCATGCAGTGCAGGCACCTAAAGCGAACAATGCCAAGGCGGCCGCCACGCCCTCACGATCAGCAACATCGGATACGATGGTTGAACTGGAGTTGTCCGCCAGGGGCCTGACGATGAAGGTGCGTTGGCCGACCCGCGATTATCAGGCCTTTGCCCGTTGGACGCGGGAAGTGTTGGCGTGA
- a CDS encoding GNAT family N-acetyltransferase, protein MFENEQQVLVFQLTAPRSIDAFFSVLADDAIYQFIPAPQPLTLADFCNRHSLMNSRLSFGAYLDSERKVPIGLLEVNIQRAGLADVGFMLGRAYWRRGFGSQIIAKSISQLDSNIRTLRATVDSRNIGSIRALEKNQFVQHETRLGMLKRQAATEYVYLREI, encoded by the coding sequence ATGTTTGAGAACGAGCAGCAAGTCTTGGTTTTTCAATTGACCGCCCCCCGGTCGATTGATGCATTTTTTTCAGTATTAGCTGACGACGCCATCTATCAGTTCATTCCAGCCCCGCAGCCGTTAACACTGGCTGATTTTTGCAACCGCCATAGCCTCATGAACTCCAGGCTGTCGTTTGGCGCCTATCTAGATTCAGAACGGAAAGTACCTATTGGGCTTCTTGAAGTAAACATCCAACGTGCTGGGCTCGCTGATGTCGGATTTATGCTTGGACGTGCGTATTGGCGGCGAGGCTTCGGATCACAGATCATCGCAAAGTCCATCTCGCAGTTAGATTCAAACATTCGAACTCTGAGGGCAACCGTGGACTCTCGAAACATCGGTTCAATCAGAGCGCTAGAGAAAAATCAGTTCGTGCAGCACGAAACAAGGTTGGGCATGCTTAAAAGGCAAGCCGCAACGGAATATGTCTACCTGCGAGAGATTTGA
- a CDS encoding DEAD/DEAH box helicase, which translates to MKFTLKDYQRDAVRESLNNLGKARRLWHGETDRTAFSLTAVTGAGKTVMAAATFEALFHGDDEFSFDADPGAVVIWFSDDPSLNEQTRFRFIEASDRINYTDLVVVENTFNRPKFQAGKIYFLNTQKLSKNSLLVRGHDPEEMAAKLDGTFANMRPDLRAYTIWDTIQNTIEDPDLTLYLVLDEAHRGMSAQTAASQNAKSTIVQRLINGVGSVPGIPAVWGISATVERFNKAIESAGKHIKLPNVEVDASKVQESGLIKDTILLDIPENVGDFDTVLVRRATDKLKESSLAWSAYSKQQQEAQAVVPLMVLQVPNMPDPDEIGRALDTIFERYPDLPSASVAHVFGDHITQRFGNRDVPYIEPQRVQESTWVRVLIAKDAISTGWDCPRAEVMVSFRAASDKTHITQLLGRLVRSPLARRIPGNDRLNSVDCLLPKFNRKTVEQVVDELTTGNEAATPGRVLIDYIEVRPNPAVAPAVWETFEALPSQTRPQRGARPAIRLTALAHELASDDILPGAGRLAHAEMHTVLDAFQADNEAKIKAKRQSVLVVDGKTVKADLLGQGRSLEQFWEDADVAVIDDAYRRAARIFSPAIAHSYVDHLASQVADRDEDPEGFLEAIIESRVTVAGLGLVIEAQDYFDTEADKLARDWLAKYGTQIKALSDDRRESYRQIIELSTEPQDVGLLKPEARYEATKANENGKIKMLPVWDSHLLCNEDGKYPAELNDWERTVVETESARPGFSFWYRNPQQPGQASLGIAYEKLGQYGIVRPDFLFFATQGAGSLVVDLVDPHGLHLSDALVKLQGLALYAANHADIYRRIESITQVKGNDKLRVLDLKRPEVRDAIAIANDAEELFASGLADDYQ; encoded by the coding sequence ATGAAGTTCACGCTCAAAGACTACCAGCGCGACGCCGTCCGCGAATCCTTGAACAACCTGGGCAAGGCACGCCGTTTGTGGCATGGTGAGACCGACAGAACGGCGTTTTCACTCACTGCGGTAACTGGCGCGGGTAAGACCGTGATGGCTGCAGCTACTTTCGAGGCGCTGTTTCACGGTGACGATGAGTTCAGCTTCGATGCCGACCCCGGCGCTGTGGTGATCTGGTTCAGCGACGACCCTTCATTGAACGAGCAGACGCGATTTCGCTTTATTGAGGCCAGTGACCGCATCAATTACACCGACTTGGTTGTGGTGGAAAACACCTTTAACAGGCCGAAATTCCAGGCGGGGAAAATCTATTTCCTCAACACTCAAAAACTCAGCAAGAACAGCTTGCTGGTCCGTGGCCATGACCCTGAGGAGATGGCAGCCAAGCTGGACGGCACCTTCGCGAATATGCGACCTGACCTGCGGGCATACACGATTTGGGACACTATCCAGAACACCATTGAAGACCCGGATTTGACACTTTATCTGGTACTGGATGAGGCGCATCGTGGCATGAGCGCACAGACAGCAGCCAGTCAGAATGCTAAGAGCACCATTGTCCAGAGACTGATCAATGGCGTGGGCAGCGTGCCTGGCATCCCGGCAGTTTGGGGTATTTCAGCTACTGTGGAGCGGTTCAATAAGGCGATCGAGTCGGCAGGTAAGCATATCAAACTGCCTAACGTGGAAGTTGACGCTTCAAAAGTGCAGGAGTCTGGCCTGATCAAGGACACCATCCTGCTGGATATTCCAGAGAATGTTGGTGATTTCGATACCGTGCTGGTGCGACGGGCGACCGATAAATTGAAGGAATCCAGTCTTGCCTGGAGCGCTTATTCCAAGCAGCAACAGGAAGCCCAGGCTGTCGTGCCGTTGATGGTTTTGCAGGTACCCAACATGCCTGACCCAGATGAAATCGGGCGGGCGCTGGATACCATTTTCGAGCGTTACCCTGATCTGCCGTCTGCCAGCGTGGCACACGTTTTCGGAGATCACATCACTCAGCGCTTCGGTAACCGCGACGTGCCCTACATCGAGCCACAGAGGGTTCAAGAGTCTACCTGGGTGCGGGTGCTGATCGCCAAGGATGCCATTAGCACCGGCTGGGATTGCCCGCGTGCCGAAGTTATGGTGTCGTTCCGTGCAGCCAGCGATAAGACGCATATCACGCAGTTGCTGGGCCGTCTGGTGCGTTCGCCGTTGGCCCGTCGTATCCCCGGTAATGACCGCCTGAACTCAGTGGATTGCTTATTGCCCAAATTTAATCGTAAGACTGTGGAGCAGGTGGTCGATGAGCTGACAACCGGCAATGAAGCGGCAACACCTGGGCGCGTGTTGATCGACTACATTGAGGTGCGGCCGAACCCTGCTGTTGCGCCTGCCGTGTGGGAAACGTTCGAGGCGCTGCCGTCACAAACGCGGCCGCAACGTGGTGCCAGACCGGCGATCAGGCTAACCGCGCTGGCTCACGAACTGGCGTCCGACGATATTCTGCCCGGCGCAGGCCGGTTGGCTCACGCTGAGATGCACACGGTTTTGGATGCGTTTCAGGCTGACAACGAAGCCAAGATTAAAGCCAAGCGGCAGTCAGTATTGGTGGTGGACGGCAAGACCGTGAAAGCAGACCTGCTGGGCCAAGGCCGGAGCCTGGAACAGTTCTGGGAAGATGCCGATGTGGCGGTGATCGACGATGCCTACCGTCGTGCAGCGCGCATCTTCAGCCCGGCGATTGCCCATTCGTATGTTGACCATCTGGCAAGTCAGGTAGCCGACCGCGACGAAGACCCAGAAGGCTTTCTTGAGGCCATCATAGAGTCCCGCGTAACCGTTGCAGGTTTGGGGCTGGTGATAGAGGCGCAGGATTATTTTGATACCGAAGCCGACAAGCTGGCAAGGGACTGGCTGGCTAAGTATGGGACGCAGATCAAGGCGCTCAGCGATGATCGACGGGAGTCCTACAGGCAGATCATCGAACTGAGCACAGAGCCGCAGGATGTGGGCTTGCTCAAGCCTGAAGCTCGGTATGAGGCGACCAAGGCGAACGAAAACGGAAAGATAAAGATGCTACCTGTCTGGGATAGCCACTTGTTGTGCAATGAGGACGGCAAGTATCCCGCTGAACTGAATGACTGGGAGCGAACGGTCGTCGAGACTGAATCGGCAAGACCGGGATTCTCGTTCTGGTATCGCAACCCGCAGCAGCCTGGTCAGGCTTCGCTTGGTATTGCTTATGAGAAATTGGGGCAGTATGGGATTGTTCGCCCAGACTTTCTGTTCTTTGCAACGCAAGGGGCTGGCTCCCTCGTAGTCGATCTGGTTGACCCGCACGGCCTGCATTTGAGCGACGCGCTGGTCAAGCTGCAAGGCTTGGCGCTGTACGCTGCCAACCATGCTGATATCTATCGTCGGATAGAGTCCATTACCCAAGTTAAAGGCAACGACAAGCTGCGCGTGCTCGACTTGAAGCGACCGGAAGTGCGAGATGCGATTGCCATAGCCAATGATGCAGAGGAGTTGTTCGCCAGCGGACTGGCAGATGACTATCAGTGA
- a CDS encoding site-specific integrase: MSPILTDPAEFSALIQHFFANRLLQQQAVSSRTVAAYRDTFRLLLGYAERKLGKPPVKLALNDFDAELILDFLEHLEAERHNTVRSRNARLAAVRAFARYVAVQCPPALLIIQRILAIPMKRFDKPLLGFLSRHEVHALLTAPDPTTWCGRRDRVLLQLLYNTGARVSELIGIRVRDLELEVTSSVRLHGKGRKQRTVPLWKETVVEIRRWLQSTSLQTEQPLLPNRWGKPMTRSNIAQRIARAVSTATPQCPSLQGRNISPHTLRHTTAMHLLQSGVDLTVIALWLGHESPVTTHSYVEADLAMKERALAAIAPPEIPRTRYRPTDALLEFLQAL, from the coding sequence ATGAGTCCAATACTGACCGATCCCGCCGAATTCTCCGCCCTGATCCAGCACTTCTTTGCCAACCGTCTTCTTCAGCAGCAAGCTGTCAGCTCCCGGACTGTGGCGGCGTACCGGGACACCTTCCGGCTCCTTTTGGGCTACGCCGAGCGCAAACTCGGCAAGCCGCCTGTCAAGCTGGCCTTGAATGATTTCGATGCGGAATTGATTCTCGACTTTCTGGAACACCTTGAGGCCGAGCGCCACAATACGGTGCGCAGCCGCAATGCACGGCTCGCTGCGGTCCGTGCCTTTGCCCGGTACGTTGCCGTGCAGTGCCCGCCGGCACTGCTGATCATCCAGCGCATTCTCGCTATTCCGATGAAACGCTTCGACAAGCCCCTGCTCGGATTCCTGTCCCGCCATGAGGTGCATGCACTCCTGACGGCGCCTGATCCGACGACCTGGTGCGGCCGCCGGGATCGAGTGCTGCTTCAACTGCTCTACAACACCGGCGCCCGCGTATCTGAACTTATCGGCATCCGCGTCCGCGATCTGGAACTCGAAGTCACATCGTCAGTGCGTTTGCACGGTAAGGGGCGCAAGCAGCGCACCGTACCACTGTGGAAGGAAACCGTCGTAGAAATCCGCCGTTGGCTTCAATCGACGAGCCTTCAGACGGAGCAACCGTTGCTGCCCAACCGCTGGGGCAAACCGATGACTCGCTCCAATATCGCACAACGGATCGCACGGGCTGTGAGCACGGCGACGCCACAGTGTCCGTCGCTCCAAGGGCGGAACATCTCCCCGCACACGCTGCGTCACACGACCGCTATGCACCTACTGCAGTCCGGCGTCGACCTCACCGTCATTGCCTTGTGGCTCGGACATGAAAGCCCTGTAACGACTCACAGTTACGTCGAAGCGGACCTGGCTATGAAGGAACGCGCCTTGGCTGCGATCGCGCCCCCTGAAATTCCACGCACGCGCTACCGGCCGACAGATGCACTGTTGGAGTTTCTTCAGGCTCTTTGA
- a CDS encoding tyrosine-type recombinase/integrase, with amino-acid sequence MNAAAITWAARVAAYLAYRRSFGFGLSVEGGQLSSFARFADQRAAERLTLELAADWARASRHPRPISWARRIEVLRGFAAFCLRTDPDTVVPPRKLFGPAHRRLVPHIYTDDELRSLLEASDLLSPPGRLRPATCRTVFGLLAATGLRISEALKLARADVDLEAGVLDIRDAKRHQRRFVPLHSSTIPHLQAYAQLRDQLVPRPCCDHFFLRDDGKAVDRRNILYALQWVCRQHGWQSRGDHAHHRLHDLRHTFIVRSVLRLYEQGGAVEQGLPAISIYVGHAKVVDTYWYLTGTPELMAVAAERFHRYAQGEPT; translated from the coding sequence ATGAACGCCGCCGCCATAACCTGGGCAGCTCGGGTGGCCGCCTACCTCGCCTATCGACGCAGCTTCGGCTTTGGGCTCTCGGTTGAGGGTGGGCAGCTTAGCTCGTTTGCCCGCTTTGCTGACCAACGCGCAGCCGAACGGCTCACGCTGGAGTTGGCCGCAGACTGGGCCCGGGCCTCACGCCATCCCCGTCCGATCAGCTGGGCGCGTCGCATCGAGGTATTACGCGGGTTTGCTGCTTTTTGCCTTCGCACTGACCCGGATACGGTAGTGCCCCCACGCAAGCTTTTCGGCCCAGCACACCGACGGTTAGTGCCGCATATCTATACCGACGACGAACTGCGAAGCCTCCTGGAAGCGAGTGACCTGCTGAGCCCACCAGGCAGGCTGCGTCCGGCGACCTGCCGAACCGTCTTCGGGCTGCTGGCAGCCACCGGACTGCGCATCTCAGAAGCACTTAAGCTGGCCCGGGCCGATGTAGATCTCGAGGCGGGTGTGCTCGACATCCGAGACGCCAAGCGTCACCAGCGCCGTTTTGTTCCTTTGCATTCGAGCACGATTCCACACTTGCAGGCGTATGCGCAGTTGCGAGACCAACTCGTCCCTCGCCCGTGCTGCGATCACTTCTTCCTGCGCGACGACGGCAAGGCCGTTGATCGGCGCAATATCTTATACGCGCTGCAGTGGGTGTGTCGCCAACACGGCTGGCAATCGCGCGGAGATCATGCTCATCACCGGTTACATGATCTGCGCCATACCTTCATCGTCCGCAGCGTACTGCGCCTCTATGAGCAAGGCGGCGCTGTTGAGCAAGGTCTGCCGGCAATCTCGATCTACGTGGGGCACGCCAAGGTGGTCGATACCTACTGGTACCTCACGGGGACCCCCGAGCTGATGGCCGTCGCGGCTGAGCGCTTCCATCGTTATGCCCAAGGGGAGCCGACATGA
- a CDS encoding CHAT domain-containing protein, protein MPILIDGEELSPFHFYLEQMERTIEVFETGRLAAVGLPVMSFFSGKEQHEPSAAISPIHISVFLEDKQMQVAIESAPQFFIKWVEVLYFYFLEMAAFPREAKGVWYCCWMILDMFERSHSTLAARSQMAAWAAVYDDDFADRARRYLKTVRLSSAKDEAIRSLILSSRINQGQSDHLEHVEKTLALSPHLPHIQKLQAYINYYCQLDASSEVLGWIISALNWHELAYIRVGKIGLLEPVIWTLQDKNNYNDLLFLIRCLRSDIRKEGFKSGHAFVLPNINNAFTALKANERIQFSIEGNGDNYARLMRLCNKLNGVAISIRGQEELGSAVEKFDDFGKPIQEDAFEALRLAVIEHYHLQDDFFKEVSLLTLVPSHNHPVQGALCSLGVLPPFLSTSLQDVVDESVDKNFVFFLAESTYTVELESQWIRGAFGDSADIRINPKPDDVIAAINDQRLTHIYISAHGKFDHWEREPDKIHFSNSSEVAVDELLKTKSKWNSRKTLILNLCDGAATRISYNPNNSGMAAALASGSQVVVSHLWPVDPRYAAVFGLFLLDRLLAGLACQEALLKVYQTLSQDNSAIASSARKMGKCSEGLAKMIENTAFRFSDFRNIGAVAIYV, encoded by the coding sequence ATGCCAATTCTGATCGACGGTGAAGAACTTTCTCCATTTCATTTCTACTTGGAACAGATGGAGCGCACAATCGAGGTCTTTGAAACCGGACGGCTTGCTGCTGTTGGCTTGCCAGTCATGTCATTTTTCTCGGGCAAAGAGCAGCATGAACCGTCAGCTGCCATTAGTCCAATACACATCTCTGTGTTTCTCGAAGACAAACAAATGCAGGTCGCGATTGAAAGCGCACCGCAGTTCTTCATCAAGTGGGTTGAAGTCCTCTATTTTTACTTCCTGGAGATGGCTGCATTTCCTAGGGAAGCAAAAGGTGTTTGGTATTGCTGTTGGATGATCCTGGACATGTTCGAACGGTCTCATTCGACGCTTGCCGCTAGGAGTCAAATGGCCGCATGGGCAGCCGTCTATGATGATGACTTCGCCGACCGAGCTCGCCGCTACCTGAAAACCGTGCGCCTGTCGTCGGCAAAGGATGAGGCCATACGATCGCTCATTCTTTCATCAAGGATCAACCAAGGGCAATCGGACCATCTTGAGCATGTAGAAAAGACACTGGCGCTCTCTCCGCATCTGCCACATATTCAAAAGCTTCAGGCGTACATCAACTACTACTGCCAATTAGACGCCTCGTCCGAAGTGCTGGGATGGATAATTTCGGCACTGAATTGGCATGAATTGGCGTATATCAGGGTGGGCAAAATCGGATTGCTTGAGCCCGTCATCTGGACGCTTCAGGACAAGAACAACTACAACGATCTCCTATTCCTTATCAGATGTCTCCGATCGGACATTAGGAAGGAAGGCTTCAAGTCTGGTCACGCGTTCGTTCTTCCCAATATTAACAACGCATTTACGGCCCTCAAAGCGAACGAGCGCATCCAGTTTTCAATCGAAGGGAATGGCGACAACTATGCTCGCCTGATGCGTTTGTGTAATAAATTGAATGGCGTTGCGATATCAATACGAGGTCAAGAGGAACTCGGATCTGCCGTTGAAAAATTCGATGACTTCGGGAAGCCAATACAGGAGGATGCCTTCGAAGCCCTGAGGCTGGCAGTCATCGAGCACTATCACCTGCAAGATGACTTTTTCAAGGAGGTCAGTCTGCTGACCCTCGTCCCATCACACAATCACCCCGTGCAAGGTGCACTGTGCTCGCTGGGTGTTTTGCCACCTTTTCTTTCAACAAGCCTCCAAGATGTGGTGGACGAATCAGTGGATAAGAATTTTGTATTCTTCTTGGCTGAATCGACCTACACGGTTGAACTTGAGTCGCAGTGGATCAGGGGAGCATTTGGTGATTCCGCTGACATTCGCATTAATCCGAAACCGGACGATGTCATTGCGGCAATCAATGATCAGCGACTGACGCACATTTACATCTCTGCACACGGCAAATTCGATCACTGGGAACGCGAGCCGGATAAGATACACTTCTCCAATAGCTCAGAGGTTGCTGTTGATGAACTCCTGAAAACTAAAAGCAAGTGGAATTCTCGTAAGACCTTGATTTTGAATCTTTGCGACGGTGCAGCAACCCGAATCAGCTATAACCCAAACAACTCAGGAATGGCTGCTGCTCTCGCGTCAGGGAGCCAAGTTGTCGTTTCACACCTCTGGCCGGTTGATCCTAGATATGCAGCGGTGTTTGGGCTGTTTTTGCTGGACCGATTGCTCGCCGGCCTAGCGTGCCAAGAGGCCCTTCTGAAAGTCTACCAGACGTTGAGTCAAGACAACAGTGCGATTGCATCGAGCGCTCGAAAAATGGGGAAGTGCTCGGAAGGCTTGGCAAAGATGATTGAAAACACAGCGTTTCGTTTCTCAGATTTTCGAAATATTGGAGCAGTGGCAATCTATGTTTGA
- a CDS encoding site-specific DNA-methyltransferase: protein MRGGDKPCHTVINGENYHVLKALTYTHRGKVDVIYIDPPYNTGAKDWKYNNDYVEGDDLYRHSKWLAMMERRLLVAKEILNPVDSVLIVTIDEKEYLRLGLLLEQVFPDGDIQMVSSVINQAGSSRPGSFSRTDEYIYFVKFGSAAVKALHLEDEWMSGRGNSRRMGLYWNELMRTGPGARREDSPNLFFPIYISSDAAQFISVGEPISIGEDRNAVKHPEGVVARWPIRSDGSEGRWRVSADGVRDLIKKGYIRLGRPRGADTTLQYISRGEVGKVESGIFTIKSRRADGSIEVDEVDYTPTVVPGTQWNIRSHDSSVNGALLIRALIPGRKFPFPKSLYAVEDALRFFLAHKPTAIVLDFFAGSGTTAHAVMRLNKQDGGHRQCISVTNNEVAAEEQRKLREASLRPGDAEWEKWGICDYITKPRVAAAITGLTPDGELIKGDYKFTDDFPMADGFEENAEFFTLTYETPVSVNYNLAFNRIAPLLWLRAGARGSRIDKLPGDGWAIADAYGLLCNVDAATPFIKALTKAAEIGIAYIVTDDDRRFQAIARRLPDGVEPVRLYESYLTNFSFTNGE, encoded by the coding sequence GTGCGTGGTGGCGACAAGCCCTGCCACACAGTTATCAATGGTGAGAACTACCACGTCCTTAAGGCGTTGACCTATACGCACCGAGGTAAGGTCGATGTTATCTATATTGACCCGCCGTATAACACAGGGGCAAAGGACTGGAAGTACAACAACGATTACGTGGAAGGCGACGATCTATACCGCCACAGCAAATGGCTGGCAATGATGGAGCGGCGCTTGTTGGTGGCGAAAGAGATATTGAATCCTGTTGATTCGGTGCTGATAGTCACAATTGATGAGAAGGAGTATTTAAGACTTGGATTGTTGCTTGAGCAAGTTTTTCCAGATGGCGACATTCAAATGGTGAGTTCTGTTATCAACCAAGCCGGATCATCGCGCCCAGGTTCTTTTTCGAGGACTGACGAGTACATATATTTTGTTAAGTTTGGAAGTGCCGCAGTAAAAGCACTACATCTTGAAGATGAGTGGATGTCAGGCAGAGGTAACTCTAGACGCATGGGCCTATATTGGAATGAGTTGATGCGCACTGGGCCGGGCGCAAGACGGGAAGACTCACCTAATCTTTTTTTTCCAATTTACATATCATCTGATGCTGCGCAATTTATTTCGGTTGGTGAACCGATTTCGATTGGTGAAGATAGAAATGCTGTAAAACACCCCGAGGGTGTAGTCGCCCGCTGGCCCATTCGCTCTGATGGATCGGAGGGGCGTTGGCGTGTGTCTGCAGATGGAGTGAGAGACCTAATAAAGAAGGGTTATATACGACTTGGTCGGCCTCGTGGCGCAGATACAACTCTTCAGTACATCTCGCGCGGCGAAGTTGGTAAGGTGGAGAGCGGCATATTCACCATAAAAAGTCGGCGCGCTGACGGCTCCATTGAGGTAGATGAGGTCGACTACACTCCAACGGTTGTGCCCGGAACACAATGGAATATCAGGTCTCATGACTCATCAGTCAATGGCGCACTTCTTATTCGTGCGTTGATACCGGGTAGAAAATTTCCTTTTCCTAAATCGCTTTATGCTGTTGAGGACGCGTTACGATTTTTTTTGGCCCATAAGCCTACCGCCATTGTCCTTGATTTTTTTGCTGGGTCAGGTACGACCGCTCACGCCGTGATGCGTCTTAATAAGCAGGACGGTGGCCATCGCCAGTGCATTTCGGTCACCAACAATGAAGTCGCTGCCGAAGAGCAAAGAAAGTTGCGCGAAGCAAGCTTGCGGCCCGGCGATGCCGAATGGGAAAAGTGGGGTATTTGTGACTACATTACGAAACCTCGCGTTGCTGCCGCCATTACCGGCTTAACGCCAGATGGCGAGTTGATCAAGGGTGACTACAAATTCACCGATGATTTTCCGATGGCCGATGGCTTCGAGGAAAACGCTGAGTTCTTTACGCTGACATATGAGACGCCGGTATCGGTCAATTACAACCTGGCGTTCAACAGGATTGCGCCGTTGTTGTGGCTGCGAGCCGGAGCGCGGGGCAGCCGCATAGACAAGCTGCCCGGCGATGGCTGGGCGATAGCAGACGCCTATGGATTGCTCTGCAATGTGGATGCGGCCACACCTTTTATCAAGGCGCTGACCAAGGCTGCTGAAATCGGCATTGCCTATATCGTCACCGATGACGACCGCCGCTTTCAGGCCATTGCCAGACGCTTGCCCGATGGCGTCGAGCCGGTACGCCTGTACGAATCGTATCTGACTAATTTCAGTTTCACTAACGGAGAATAA
- the tnpB gene encoding IS66 family insertion sequence element accessory protein TnpB (TnpB, as the term is used for proteins encoded by IS66 family insertion elements, is considered an accessory protein, since TnpC, encoded by a neighboring gene, is a DDE family transposase.), producing MIHVERVWLAVQPMDMRAGPDTALARVVKDFGAAHPHHAYVFANRRANRLKILVHDGLGVWLAARRLNQGRFVWPRAGKVHVEVTDAQLQALVIGLPWQRIGDGGIIDVI from the coding sequence GTGATTCATGTTGAGCGGGTGTGGTTAGCCGTACAACCCATGGATATGCGTGCCGGCCCTGACACGGCGCTGGCTCGTGTGGTCAAAGACTTCGGCGCTGCCCACCCACACCATGCTTATGTCTTTGCGAACCGGCGCGCCAACCGCTTGAAGATACTGGTGCATGACGGCTTAGGTGTCTGGCTGGCTGCACGAAGACTGAATCAGGGTCGGTTTGTCTGGCCACGCGCAGGTAAAGTACACGTTGAGGTAACCGACGCACAGTTGCAAGCCCTGGTGATTGGGCTACCTTGGCAACGTATCGGTGATGGCGGCATTATCGACGTTATTTAG